The sequence CGCGCGAGGCCAGATTGACCCGTTCATCGCCGGGCCGGTGTGCGTGGGCGTCACGTTGGGCGCGTGGCTGGGCTCGCGGCACCTGATGGCGAAGGTGAACAGCACCTGGCTGCGCGGGCTGTTCGTCCTCGTGCTGCTGTGGGTGGCGTACGAGATGCTGCACAAGGGGTGGGCGTCATGAGCGAGGGGTCGGAACCGGGGCCGAGAGACGAGGTCGTGGCCAGCACGGTGGAGCTGGAGTCGGATGCGGTACCGCTCGTCCCCGAGTTGCTCATCAGCGATTTGCTGCGCTACGGCGTGCTGGCGAGCCTGTCGCTGGTGACGCTGGGCACGCTGGTGACGTTCCTCCGCCACCCGGACTACCTCGTGTCGGCGGAGGCACTGCAGCGGCTCACCGCGCCGCACCCGGTGCCGCATGGCTTGTCGGACGTGGTGGCCGGGGCCATGGCCGCGCGCGGGCAGTCCTTCGTCATGTCCGGGCTGCTGGTGATGATGGCCGTGCCGGTGATGCGCGTGGCCCTGTCGCTGCTCATCTTCCGGCAGCAGCGGGACACGCGCTACGTGGCCATCACCACCGCGGTGCTGGCGCTGCTCGTCCTGTCCTTCGTGCTGGGCGCGGCGGAGGCCTGAGCGTAGGCTGCGGCGGCGCGTGCTTCGCAACTACCGCCGCAACGCGGCACTGGAAGCGCAGCGGAGGGCTGAGCGTTCCGAGTCTCGCTCAGCGCTTGTCGCCGGGACGCCGCACGGGCCGGCCCGGAGCGGCCCACCAGGCGAGGGTGAAGGCCTTGTCGGAGAGGGGCCGCAGCGCCAGGGCCATTCCCTTGCGCAGCTTGTCCGGCAACTCCTCTCCGTCGAGCGCGAGGGCGGCCGCGCGCTCCAGCGACGGATTGTGGCCCACGAGCGCCCAGCCCGGTCCCAACTGATGGGCCAGCTTGACGATGCGCTTGTGCGCGCCGCTCCCGGGGACGAGCGCTGGATGCACTTCCACGCTGGACAGGCCGAAGGCCTCGCAGAGCAACTCCGCCGTCTGCACCGCGCGCACCAGCGGGCTGGTGACGATGCCCGTCAGCGGCGTGAGGCGCGCGAGCCGGCGCGCATGGTGGCGGAACGCCGCACGGCCCTCGGAGGTGAGGGCGCGAGCCTCATCACCCAGTTCGTGCGAGTCCTCCGCCACGGCGTGGCGGACCAACAACAGGGGCAGCTCTCGGGGAGACATGGTGGGCGCGGTGAATCACACCGCCCACGTCCGCGCGCAAGCAACGGCACGGCGACAACTGCCGTTCATCTGCCCAGACGTTGACGCCGAACACGTCCGTGAGGGCACAACGCAGGGAGCCAGAGGACACGCGCATCGACTCCGGCCATTCGCCTCGAGAGCAAGACGCACTGTGCCGACGCGCGAGGCGCCGCCGGAGGCTCAGCCCTCCATGTCGTTGAGCACGTCCAGCGGCAGCGGCGCGGCATCCGTCACGGTGCCGTCCATGTCCGCGGGCAGCGAGCCGGGGTCCACTTCCGTCGGCGGCCGGTCATCCAGCGGCGTGGCCAGGTTGCGAGCAACCGCTCCCGGAGGAGGCCGCAGCACGGGCCCGGGAGGCGGCAGTCCGGAGTGCCGGCGCGCGGCCTCCAGCAGCGCGTTGTGGTGGCGGTAGCGCGCCTCCACCAGTTTGTGGATGAGCAGCGGCCCACCAGGAACGCGCCGCGCGGTGAGGGCCTGCGTGGCCTTGCGCACCGGGTAGCGCACGCGGCGAATCTGCACCCGCCACCCCTTGGGCGTGAAGGTGAAGACGCCGTAGGCCGGCCTCAAGTCACCGTCGCGGGGAATGCCCGCGCTCGCCACGTCGGCGATGAGCATCCGCCCCACGCGGCGGCGATAGGGGAAGTGCAGGTGCCCGAAGGCACACGCGGCCGCGTCCAGGTGGTTGAAGAAGCGGCGCACCGCCACGTCGTCCAGCGTCGGGTCCAGCGACTCCTCGAGGTTGCGCGGGTTCGCATGGCACACGAAGAGGTCCTGCCCCTTGCGCGGCGTGTAGCGCACGGAGAAGGGCAGGGCGCCCAGCTTCTGCAACAGCTCGCCGCCCAGCTGGTCTCTCGTCCAGCGCAAGAGCTCCGTCTTCCAGTGGTCCCGCTCGCGGTACGCACCCCCGAGGTAGTTGCCCGCGAGGTAGCAGTCCGTGTTCCCCATCAGCACGGAGTCACAACGGTCGAAGAGGAGGTCTACCGTCTCGCGCGGGTGCGCGCCGCGCAGCGCGAGGTCTCCCGCCGCGACGATGTAGTCGGGCGCCACCGAGCGCGTGATGTCCTCGAGGACAGCCTCGCAGGCAGGAAGATTGCCGTGGATGTCCGCGAGGATGGCGACCCGCATGGTCGCTCCATCCTACCCCGTCGCCGCCTTCGAGGGAGCGGCCTGGGGCAGAAAAATGGTGAAGGTGCTGCCCTCGTTGGGCTGGCTCTCCACCTTGACCTCCCCGTCCATGGCCTGCAGCAGGTGCTTGACGATGGAAAGCCCCAGGCCGGTGCCGCCCATGTCGCGGCTGCGACCCTTGTCCACCCGGTAGAAGCGCTCGAAAATGCGGGACAGGTGCCGGGGCTCGATTCCCAGCCCGGTGTCCTTCACGCGCACCACGCACCTGCCGTCCTCACACGCACCGTAAACGTCCACACGCCCCCCGGCCGGCGTGTATTTCACCGCATTGTCGAGCAGGTTGAGCAGCACCTGCTCCACCGCGCGTGAGTCTCCCAGGGCCCGCAGCTCTCCCGGGACGTGCAGTGAAACCCGCTGCGACTTGCCCTCGGCCTTGGGGCGCACGGTGTCCGCGGCGCGGGCGGCGGCCTCGGCCAGGGGCACCTCGGTGAGCTGCAGGCGCACCTCACGCGACTCCAGGCGCGACAGCTCCAGCAAATCCTCCACCAGCTCGGACAGTCGCTCGGACTGGCGGTGGATGATCTCCACCATCTTCGGCGCCATGACGGCGTCGTTGAGCGCGCCGCCCTGCAGCGTCTCCGCGTAGCCGCGGATGGCGGTAATCGGCGTGCGCAGCTCGTGCGAGACGTTGGCCACGAAGTCCTTGCGCACCTTCTCCAGGCGCCGCAGCTCGGTGATGTCGTGGAAGACGGCGGCGCTGCCGGGCAGGTCCCTGCCGAGCGGGGTCACCCGGACGGAGAGCGTGCGGGGGAACAGGCCCTCCAGCTCCAGCTCGAGCCGCGTGGAGGTGCCCTCGCCGCACGCGCGCATCACCGCGTCGTGGAGCACGTCGTTGCGCAGGAGCGCCAGGGGCCGCTGGCCGATGAGCTCACCGGTGGGCTGGAGGATGTCGCGGAGCGCGTCGTTGTGGCGCAACACGGTGCCCTCGGCGTCCGTCACCCAGACGCCCTCGGCCATGCCGTCCAGCACGGCGGTGAGTGTCCGGGCCTCCTGCGTGAGCCGCGTGTTCCGCGCCGACAACCGCGAGTGCAGCGAGTCGATGGCGCCCTCCAGGTTGGCGACCTCCTCGAGCTGATCCGGGTCCGACGGATGCGTGGCGAGCGCGCCCTCGGCGCGGCCCCGCGTGTGGAGGGCCAGCGTGTCGAGCTGCCGCTGCAATGCGCCCCGGCTGACACCCAGGGCCATCAGCGAGCCGGCCAGCGTGACGAGCGCCGCGGCCAGCGCGCTCGCCGGCGAGTCCAGCACGGCGACGAGCACCGCCACCACGAGGGCCGGTACGAGCAGCGGAAGGAGGATGGCGCGCAAGGTCATGAGCGACGGCGTCCTTGCCTCACTGCGGGCTGAGCTTGTAGCCCACGCCGCGCACCGTCTCGATGATGTCGCCCGCGGGGCCCAGCTTCTCGCGCAGCCGCTTGATGTGCGTGTCCACGGTGCGGGTGTGGATTTCCGCCTGGATGCCCCAGACGTCGGACAGGAGCACCTCGCGCGTCTGCACGCGGTCGCTGCGCTCCAGCAGCGTGCGCAGCAGGCGGAACTCCAGCGCGGTGAGCACCACCTCCTCGCCCTTCACGCGCACCTGGTGCCGCGCGGTGTCCAGGACGATGTCGCCGGACGTCAGCACCGCCGCCGGGCCCTCCTCCGCGTCTCCGCGGCGCAGCACCGCCTTGACGCGCAGGAGCAGCTCGCGCACGGAGAAGGGCTTCACCACGTAGTCGTCCGCGCCCAACTCCAGGCCCTGCACGCGGTCCGTCTCCTGGCCCTTCGCGCTGACGATGATGACGTTCGTCTTGCGCAGCTCGGAGTCGCCCTTGAGCATGCGCAGCACCTCGCTGCCCGCGATGTCCGGCAGCATCATGTCCAGCAGCACCAGGTCCGGCGGCTGGGCGCGCGCCCGAGACAGGCCGCCCGCGCCGGTGTTCGCCGTGTCCGTCTCGAAGCCGGCGGCCCGGAGGTTGTACTCAACGAGTCCCGCAAGGTCCTGCTCGTCCTCGATGATCAGGATGCGCGTCATGGAATCCTCTCGATGTGTCCAGCGAGCCGCGAGCGAGCGGCCGGGCGTCGGCCGGGACGCATCCTCCCGGAGAGGCCCGCATGGGCTCCTGTCCCCAGGGAGAAACTCCCGCGCGACGACCCGCCCACCCATGCATCAAATCGGCTCCATCAAAACGTTATTTGGAGAATCCACGAAGGGGCCGCCACCAGGGGTGACGGTGGCGTGACATCTTCGTGGCGGAGTTGGACAGGGGCGTGTTGACCGGGGAGGGCCCGCCCTCTATGTTGCCCGCCCCATTTTGCCTGGAAGTCGTAAATGCGCGTAAAGATTGAACAAATCAAGGAGACGGGGCTTCAGCTCAACGAGCCCATCGGTCTCGAGCTGCTCGGCGAGGCGCTGGGCGGTGGTGACTCCGGTGAGGACACCGGCTTCCGCGCGGCGGGCCCGTCCACCCTCAAGGCCTCGCTCAAGAAGGTGAGCGGCGGCGTGCTGCTGGAGGGGCAGTTCACGGCGAATGTCGCCAGCCAGTGCAAGCGCTGCCTGACCGACGTGACGCTGAAGGTGCCGGTGTCCTTCACCCTCAACCTGGTGCCCGAGTCGCTCGTCCACGGCGACGACTACCTGAAGGACGACGAGTCCCTCATGGAGAAGAAGGAGCGCAACCAGAACAACGAGTCGGGCGGCTCCTTCGAGCTGGACGACGTGGACGAGGAGGTCTTCGACGGGAAGACCATCGACCTGGACCCCATCGTCCGGGAGCAGCTCCTGCTGGCGCTGCCGATGAACGTCGTCTGCCGCGAGGACTGCAAGGGCCTGTGTCCCCAGTGCGGCATCAACCGCAACGAGGCGACGTGCTCGTGCGAGACGAAGCCCGTGGACCCGCGCCTGGCGCCGCTGAAGAACATCAAGCTGAACAACTGAGGCCGAGTCGGGGCCGGCCTCGCTCCGGAAAACGGAGCGGGGCCCCGGGCCCGGAAAAAGCGAGGGCCGCGACCTCCGGAAGTGGAGGCGCGGCCCTTGTTGCTTCCAGCGCCGGTGAGGCGCTGTTCTCAGCCCTGAGCCTGGGGAACCACCTCACGGCCCTTGTACTGGCCGCAGGCGCTGCAGGCGCGGTGAGGCATCACCGGCTCCTTGCAGTTGGGGCACTTGGTCACCTGCACGGCGACGCGCAGGTTGCTGTTGGCCGCGCGGCGGCGGTCGCGACGCATCTTGGAAGTACGCTTCTTGGGGACACCCACGGCTCACCTCTATATCGACGCCGACCCGGGGGTTTGAAGCCAGCCCGGACCAGTTGAGTCCAATGTCTCAAGCGCTGTGCCGGGGTCCCCGGCGTCCTGCGCAACACTCTCTGAACCACACCGGGCGGAGACGGTTGCTCGAAGGCTCCCGTACTCCATGTCCGGCTTCGGAAGGCGGCGGACCCTAGCGGCTCGGAGCCCCCGAGTCAATGCGCCTGCGCGACCCGGAGAGACTTCTCCCACCCCGTGTCCGTGCCTTCACCTCCCACAGCCCTACCTCCGACTGGGGCGCGGTGACAACGCCCGGCGGGGTGGGCTCATTTCTCCGGCTTCTGACAGGGATGGCCGCCTCTGGAGGCCGCCGTCCCGGGGGGGCCACCCAGTCGTTGCCCCCCTGGGGCCTTCCTGGTGTGCTCCGCCCCCGCCGCGTCCCCCCCCTTCCATCGCGCGGCCGGGAACCCCTCTATGACGCACAGGCACACACGCGGGTGGCGGCCATGAGGCTGGTGCTGGATGCCATGGGCGGCGATCACGCTCCGGCCGCCCCGGTGGAGGGGGCGCTCCTCTTCGCCAGGGCCCACCCCGCCCATGAGGTCATCCTGGTGGGCGACCAGGTACGCATGGGCCCGCTGTTGTCGAAGGGCCGGCCTCCGTCCAACCTCCAGGTCCACCACGCCTCCGAAGTGGTGGAGATGGACGACCACGCCTCCGCCGCCTTCCGGAAGAAGCGGGACTCGTCCCTGCGCGTGGGCTTCGAATTGGTGCGGGAGGGCAGGGCGGATGCGCTGGTGTCCGCGGGCAACTCCGGCGCCGTCATGGCGGGTGGGCTGCTGACGCTGGGGCGGCTGCCCGGCGTGGAGCGGCCAGCCATCGCCGCGCTCTTTCCGGCCCTCAAGGGTGGAGGCCGCTGCCTGCTGCTGGACGCGGGCGCCAACGTGGACTGCCGGCCGTCCCACCTCGCGCAGTTCGCCGTGATGGGCGAGGCCTACGTGCGCGCCCGCCTGGGTGTGGCCCGGCCCCGCGTGGGGGTGCTCTCCAACGGGGAGGAGGCCTCCAAGGGCACGCCCCTCACTCGCGAGGCCAGTGAGCTGCTGCGCCGCTCCGACCTGGACTTCGTGGGCTACGTGGAGGGCAAGGACCTCTTCTCCGGCGACGTGCAGGTCGTCGTCACCGACGGCTTCACCGGCAACATCGTCCTCAAGACGTCCGAGGGCGTGGGCATGGGCGTCATCGGCCTGTTGCGCCAGGCGATTGAAAAGCGCGGCGGCCTGCCGGAGAAGCTGGGCGCGCTGCTGCTCCAGCCCGCGCTGGCGGGACTTCGTCGGGTGGTGGACTACGCGGAGTACGGCGGCGCTCCACTGCTGGGCATCCAGGGCGTGGGCATCGTCGCGCACGGCCGCTCGACGCCCCGTGCGCTCTACAACGCACTGGGCGCCGCACTCGCCATGGCGGAGGGCGGCCTCCAGGAAGAGCTGACGCGTTGCATTGAGCGAGCCAGTGTCTGGCTTCCTACCCACCAGAAGGGAAAAAAAGCGACAGACGAGGTCGTTTCCGATTAGAGAGCTTGGCCCGGGCGTTGGGTTCCGACGGACGAATCTCCCTCTGGAGAACCCTCGTGGCATGCACCAAGATCATCGGAACCGGCTCCTACGCCCCCTCCCGGGTCATCACCAACCAGGAACTGGAGCAGCGCGTCGACACCTCGGACTCCTGGATTCGCGAGCGCACCGGCATCCAGGAGCGGCGAATGGCGGCACCCGGAGAGTCCACCAGTGACATGGCCGTCGCGGCCGCACGGCGCGCGCTGGACATGGCGGGCGTGAGCGCCGAGGAACTGGACCTCATCGTCGTCGGCACGATTACCGCCGACATGCCCATGCCCTCGTGCGCGGCCTTCGTGCAGGCGAAGCTGGGCGCGCGGCGCGCCTTCGCCTTCGACGTGGGAGCGGCGTGTGCGGGCTCGCTCTACGCCATGAGCGTGGCGGACCAGTTCGTGCGCTCGGGGCAGGTGCGGCGCGCGCTCGTCATCGGCGCGGAGATGCTCACCCGCGTGGTGAACTGGGAGGACCGCAACACGTGCGTCCTCTTCGGGGACGGAGCGGGCGCCATGGTGCTGTCGCCGTCGGACGAGGACGGGCGCGGCATCCTCTCCACGCACCTGCACACGGACGGGGAGATGGCGGAGTTGCTCACCATCCCCGGCGGCGGCTCGCACACGCCCATGACGGAGGAAGCCGTCCGCCAGAAGCTGAACACGCTGCACATGAACGGGCGCGAGGTCTTCAGGTTCGCGGTGCGCGCGCTGGTGGATTCCACGCACGAGGCGCTGGCCACGCACGGGCTGACGGTGGCGCAGGTGGACCACGTCATTGCGCACCAGGCCAATGCCCGCATCCTGGACGCCGCGCTGGAGCGGCTGGAGATTCCGCGAGAAAAGTGTTGGCTGAACCTGCACAAGTACGGCAACACGTCGTCGGCCTCGCTGCCCATGTCGCTGGACGAGGCGCACCGCGCCGGCAGGCTCCAGCGGGGTGATGTCATCGCGATGATGGCCATCGGCTCGGGCATGACGTGGGGCAGCGCAGTCGTGCGCTGGTAGAGCGCACGGATGGGTCGATGCGCTGGTAGAGCGCACGCTGGTAGTAGGGCAACGAAGAACACAGGAAGCAGGAGGCGGAGACCGCACATGGCGAAGGTCGCGTTCGTGTTCCCCGGGCAGGGCAGCCAGGCCGTGGGGATGGGCAAGGACCTCTACGAGAAGTTCCCCGAGGCCCGGGCCGTCTTCGAGGCCGTGGACGAGGCGCTGGGGGAGAAGCTGTCCACCCTGTGCTTCGAGGGGCCGGAGGACGCGCTGAAGCTGACGGCCAACACCCAGCCGGCCATCCTCACCGTGTCCGTGGCGGCCCACGCCGTCTTCGCGAAGCGCGGCCCACAGCCGGCCTTCGTGGCGGGCCACTCGCTGGGCGAGTACTCCGCGCTGGTGGCCGCTGGCGCCCTGGGCCTGGGTGACGCGGCGAAGGCCGTGCGCGCGCGCGGCACCTTCATGCAGGACGCCGTCCCCGCCGGAGTGGGCGCCATGGCCGCCGTGCTGGGCCTGGAGCCGCAGAAGGTGAAGGCCGCCTGCGACGCCGCGGCCGAGGGCCAGGTGGTGGCCCCCGCCAACTACAACTCGCCCGAGCAGACCGTCATCGCCGGCAACGCGCAGGCGGTGGAGCGCGCCGGGGTGAAGTGCAAGGAGGCCGGCGCCAAGCGCGTCATGCCGCTGCCCGTGTCCGCCCCCTTCCACTGTGCGCTGATGGACCCGGTGAAGCCGCGCCTGGCCGAAGTGTTGGGTAGGGTACAGATTCACGCGCCCACGGTGCCGGTGGTGACGAACGTGGAGGCGCGCCCCAACTCGGACGCCTCGCGCGTGGTGCCGCTGCTGCTGGAGCAGGTCAGCTCTCCGGTGCGCTGGATTGAGTGCGTGGAGGCGCTGAAGGCCGAGGGCGTCACCCGCGTGGTGGAGCTGGGGCCGGGCAAGGTGCTGTGCGGCCTCATCAAGCGCATCACCAAGGACATCGAGACGTTCAACGTGGAGGACGCCGCGGGCCTGGAGAAGGTCCTCGCGGCGCTGGGGTGAGCACAATGAGCGGCTTCAAGGACAAGGTCGTGCTGGTGACGGGTGGCTCGCGCGGCATCGGCCGGGCGTGCGCGGTCGCGTTCGCCAAGGCGGGCGCCTCCACCGTGGTCATCAGCTATGCGGGCAACGAGGCGGCGGCCAACGAGACGGTGGGCATGCTCCAGGCGGCCGGCGCCAAGGCCGAGGCCGTGAAGTTCGACGTGGCGGACACCGCCGCGGGCGCCAGCGCCATCGACACCGTCGTCAAGACGCACGGGCGGCTGGACGTGCTCGTCAACAACGCGGGCGTGGCGGTGGATGGCCTCGTCATGCGGATGAAGGACGAGGACTGGGACAAGCAGCTCGACACCAACCTGAAGGGCGCCTTCGCGCTCATCCGCGCGGCCAGCCGCCCCATGATGAAGCAGCGCGGCGGAGCCATCATCAACATCACCTCCGTGGTGGGCGAGATGGGGAACGGCGGGCAGGCGGCCTACTCGGCCTCCAAAGCAGGGCTCATCGGCCTGACGAAGTCCGTGGCCCGGGAGCTGGCGAGCCGGAACATCCGCGTCAACGCCGTGTCCCCCGGGTTCATCGGGACGGACATGACCTCCTACCTGAGCGACGAGCTGCGCCAGAAGATGGTGGACGGCATCCCCCTCGGCCGGCTGGGCAACGCGGAGGAGGTCGCCGGGGCTGTCCTGTTCCTGGCGGGGGACGCCGCGTCCTACATCACGGGCGAGGTCCTGAAGGTCAACGGCGGCATGTACATGTAACCCAAGGTTGGATTGCCGCCGGGCGTGGGATATACCGCGCCCGCTTTCGAGTCAGGGCCCGGGAAGCCTCCGGGCCGTCATCATGGTTCCAGGAGGATTCAACACATATGTCGACGTCAACGATTGAGACCAAGGTCAAGAACATCATCGCCGACCAGCTCGGGGTGGGAGAGGACGAGATCAAGCCCGAGTCGTCCTTCATCGAGGACCTTGGCGCGGACAGCCTCGACATCGTGGAACTCGTGATGGCGATGGAAGAGGAGTTCGAGGTCGAGATTCCCGACGAGGAGGCCGAGAACATCAAGACCGTCGGCGACGCCATCAACTACATCAACACCCACAAGAAGTAGGCCGCACACCAGGGCGTGCCGGGGTGCGGGGAGACGCCCGCGTATTGCGTGGCGTCCCCGGTGTCCCTGAAGCGCCATTGGAGAGGACCGTGTCACACCGTCGAGTCGTCGTCACCGGTACCGGGCTCATCTCGGCACTGGGCACTGGAACCGAGAAGAACTGGCAGGCGATGCTCGCCGGCAAGTCGGGTATTGGTCTGGTTACCCGCTTCGACCCGGGGAAGATCGACGCGCGCATCGCCGGCGAAGTGAAGGACTTCGAGCCGGAGCAGTTCATCGACAGGCGCGAGGTGCGCCGGATGGACCTGTATGCCCAGTACGCCATGGCCGCCGCGGATATGGCCGTGAAGGAGTCGGGCATCCCCATCGGCGCGGACCAGCCGAACGGCTACGCGCCGGAGAAGGTGGGCGTCATCGTCGGCTCGGGCATCGGTGGCATCTCCTCGCTCGAGGAGCAGCACCGCAAGGGCCTGGAGAAGGGGTTCGACCGGCTGTCGCCCTTCTTCATCATCCAGATGATCGTCAACATGGCGCCCGGCCTCATCTCCATGCGGTACAACTGCAAGGGCCCCAACTGGGCCCCGGTGTCCGCATGCGCCACCAGCGCCCACGCCATTGGCGAGGCCTACAAGTCCATCAAGCTGGGTGAGACGGACGCGGCCATCGCCGGCGGCGCCGAGGCGGCCATCACCCCGCTGGGGCTGGGTGGCTTCTCGGTGATGAAGGCGCTGTCCACGCGCAACGACGACCCGGCGGGTGCCAGCCGGCCCTTCGACAAGGACCGTGACGGCTTCGTCATGGGCGAGGGCGCGGGCATGCTGGTGCTCGAGGAGCTGGAGCACGCCAAGAAGCGCGGCGCGAAGATTCTCGCTGAGCTGGTGGGCTACGGCGCGAACTCGGACGCGTACCACGTGACGCAGCCGGCCCCGGAGGGTGAGGGCGCGGCGCGCTGCATGCGGCTGGCGCTCAACTCGGCGGGGATGAATCCGGAGGAGGTGGGCTACATCAACGCCCACGGCACCTCCACCCCGTTCAACGACGCCAACGAGACCAAGGCCATCAAGGCGGTGTTCGGCGACCACGCGCGCAAGCTCGCGGTGTCGTCCACCAAGTCGATGACGGGCCACATGCTCGGCGCCGCGGGTGGCGCGGAGGGCGTGGTGAGCGCGCTGGTGCTGTCTCGCAACGTGCTGCCGCCCACCATCAACCAGACGACGCCCGACCCGGACTGTGACCTGGACTACGTGCCCAACGCGGCGCGCGAGGCCCGGGTGAACGCGGTGATGAGCAACTCGTTCGGTTTCGGCGGCACCAACGCGGTGCTGCTGTTCAAGCGCTTCTAGCCGGCGCGCTCGGGCCGGCTCCAGGGGACTCGCGTGAAAGTCATCATTGCTTCCGACCACGCGGGCCTGGAGCTGCGCCAGGAGCTGGTCGCCGCGCTGAAGGAGCGTGGCGCGGCCCATGACGACGTGGGCCCCGTCACGCGCGACTCGGTGGACTACCCGGACTTCGCCTCGCGCGTGGCTCGCGCGGTGGCGGCCGGGGAGTACACGCATGGCGTGCTGGTGTGTGGCACCGGCATCGGCATGAGCATCGTCGCCAACAAGCACAAGGGCGTGCGCGCGGCCCTGTGCACCACCGAGTTCGAGGCCCGCATGGCCCGGGCTCACAACGACGCCAACGTGCTGTGCCTGGGCCAGCGCGTGGTGGGGGCCGGCGTGGGCCGCGCCATCCTCGAGGCGTTCCTCAGCACTGCCTTCGAAGGCGGCCGCCACGAGCGGCGCGTCCAGAAGATTCGCGAGGCCGAGTCCCAGGGCTAGCGGCCCCGCCGTACCCGTTGTCCGAAGGGAATCCGCCATGGAGAACACCCGCACGCTGGCCGACGTGGACCCGGAGATTGCCCGCGTCCTTCGCGAGGAGACGCAGCGTCAGGAAGAGGGCCTGGAGCTCATCGCCTCGGAGAACTTCGTCTCTCCGGCGGTGATGGAGGCGGTGGGCTCGGTGCTCACCAACAAGTACGCGGAGGGCTACCCCGGCAAGCGCTACTACGGCGGCTGCGAGGTGGTGGACATCGCGGAGAACCTCGCCCTGTCGCGCGTGAAGGAGCTCTTCGGC comes from Pyxidicoccus parkwaysis and encodes:
- the plsX gene encoding phosphate acyltransferase PlsX, with the protein product MRLVLDAMGGDHAPAAPVEGALLFARAHPAHEVILVGDQVRMGPLLSKGRPPSNLQVHHASEVVEMDDHASAAFRKKRDSSLRVGFELVREGRADALVSAGNSGAVMAGGLLTLGRLPGVERPAIAALFPALKGGGRCLLLDAGANVDCRPSHLAQFAVMGEAYVRARLGVARPRVGVLSNGEEASKGTPLTREASELLRRSDLDFVGYVEGKDLFSGDVQVVVTDGFTGNIVLKTSEGVGMGVIGLLRQAIEKRGGLPEKLGALLLQPALAGLRRVVDYAEYGGAPLLGIQGVGIVAHGRSTPRALYNALGAALAMAEGGLQEELTRCIERASVWLPTHQKGKKATDEVVSD
- a CDS encoding YceD family protein → MRVKIEQIKETGLQLNEPIGLELLGEALGGGDSGEDTGFRAAGPSTLKASLKKVSGGVLLEGQFTANVASQCKRCLTDVTLKVPVSFTLNLVPESLVHGDDYLKDDESLMEKKERNQNNESGGSFELDDVDEEVFDGKTIDLDPIVREQLLLALPMNVVCREDCKGLCPQCGINRNEATCSCETKPVDPRLAPLKNIKLNN
- a CDS encoding metallophosphoesterase family protein — translated: MRVAILADIHGNLPACEAVLEDITRSVAPDYIVAAGDLALRGAHPRETVDLLFDRCDSVLMGNTDCYLAGNYLGGAYRERDHWKTELLRWTRDQLGGELLQKLGALPFSVRYTPRKGQDLFVCHANPRNLEESLDPTLDDVAVRRFFNHLDAAACAFGHLHFPYRRRVGRMLIADVASAGIPRDGDLRPAYGVFTFTPKGWRVQIRRVRYPVRKATQALTARRVPGGPLLIHKLVEARYRHHNALLEAARRHSGLPPPGPVLRPPPGAVARNLATPLDDRPPTEVDPGSLPADMDGTVTDAAPLPLDVLNDMEG
- a CDS encoding DUF1634 domain-containing protein, giving the protein MSEGSEPGPRDEVVASTVELESDAVPLVPELLISDLLRYGVLASLSLVTLGTLVTFLRHPDYLVSAEALQRLTAPHPVPHGLSDVVAGAMAARGQSFVMSGLLVMMAVPVMRVALSLLIFRQQRDTRYVAITTAVLALLVLSFVLGAAEA
- a CDS encoding response regulator; protein product: MTRILIIEDEQDLAGLVEYNLRAAGFETDTANTGAGGLSRARAQPPDLVLLDMMLPDIAGSEVLRMLKGDSELRKTNVIIVSAKGQETDRVQGLELGADDYVVKPFSVRELLLRVKAVLRRGDAEEGPAAVLTSGDIVLDTARHQVRVKGEEVVLTALEFRLLRTLLERSDRVQTREVLLSDVWGIQAEIHTRTVDTHIKRLREKLGPAGDIIETVRGVGYKLSPQ
- the fabG gene encoding 3-oxoacyl-[acyl-carrier-protein] reductase — encoded protein: MSGFKDKVVLVTGGSRGIGRACAVAFAKAGASTVVISYAGNEAAANETVGMLQAAGAKAEAVKFDVADTAAGASAIDTVVKTHGRLDVLVNNAGVAVDGLVMRMKDEDWDKQLDTNLKGAFALIRAASRPMMKQRGGAIINITSVVGEMGNGGQAAYSASKAGLIGLTKSVARELASRNIRVNAVSPGFIGTDMTSYLSDELRQKMVDGIPLGRLGNAEEVAGAVLFLAGDAASYITGEVLKVNGGMYM
- a CDS encoding SixA phosphatase family protein, with the translated sequence MSPRELPLLLVRHAVAEDSHELGDEARALTSEGRAAFRHHARRLARLTPLTGIVTSPLVRAVQTAELLCEAFGLSSVEVHPALVPGSGAHKRIVKLAHQLGPGWALVGHNPSLERAAALALDGEELPDKLRKGMALALRPLSDKAFTLAWWAAPGRPVRRPGDKR
- the rpmF gene encoding 50S ribosomal protein L32, with protein sequence MGVPKKRTSKMRRDRRRAANSNLRVAVQVTKCPNCKEPVMPHRACSACGQYKGREVVPQAQG
- a CDS encoding sensor histidine kinase — protein: MTLRAILLPLLVPALVVAVLVAVLDSPASALAAALVTLAGSLMALGVSRGALQRQLDTLALHTRGRAEGALATHPSDPDQLEEVANLEGAIDSLHSRLSARNTRLTQEARTLTAVLDGMAEGVWVTDAEGTVLRHNDALRDILQPTGELIGQRPLALLRNDVLHDAVMRACGEGTSTRLELELEGLFPRTLSVRVTPLGRDLPGSAAVFHDITELRRLEKVRKDFVANVSHELRTPITAIRGYAETLQGGALNDAVMAPKMVEIIHRQSERLSELVEDLLELSRLESREVRLQLTEVPLAEAAARAADTVRPKAEGKSQRVSLHVPGELRALGDSRAVEQVLLNLLDNAVKYTPAGGRVDVYGACEDGRCVVRVKDTGLGIEPRHLSRIFERFYRVDKGRSRDMGGTGLGLSIVKHLLQAMDGEVKVESQPNEGSTFTIFLPQAAPSKAATG
- a CDS encoding beta-ketoacyl-ACP synthase III — translated: MACTKIIGTGSYAPSRVITNQELEQRVDTSDSWIRERTGIQERRMAAPGESTSDMAVAAARRALDMAGVSAEELDLIVVGTITADMPMPSCAAFVQAKLGARRAFAFDVGAACAGSLYAMSVADQFVRSGQVRRALVIGAEMLTRVVNWEDRNTCVLFGDGAGAMVLSPSDEDGRGILSTHLHTDGEMAELLTIPGGGSHTPMTEEAVRQKLNTLHMNGREVFRFAVRALVDSTHEALATHGLTVAQVDHVIAHQANARILDAALERLEIPREKCWLNLHKYGNTSSASLPMSLDEAHRAGRLQRGDVIAMMAIGSGMTWGSAVVRW
- the fabD gene encoding ACP S-malonyltransferase is translated as MAKVAFVFPGQGSQAVGMGKDLYEKFPEARAVFEAVDEALGEKLSTLCFEGPEDALKLTANTQPAILTVSVAAHAVFAKRGPQPAFVAGHSLGEYSALVAAGALGLGDAAKAVRARGTFMQDAVPAGVGAMAAVLGLEPQKVKAACDAAAEGQVVAPANYNSPEQTVIAGNAQAVERAGVKCKEAGAKRVMPLPVSAPFHCALMDPVKPRLAEVLGRVQIHAPTVPVVTNVEARPNSDASRVVPLLLEQVSSPVRWIECVEALKAEGVTRVVELGPGKVLCGLIKRITKDIETFNVEDAAGLEKVLAALG